In the Nitrosarchaeum sp. genome, one interval contains:
- a CDS encoding aldo/keto reductase, producing MTIPKIELADDLSICRILNGMWQVSGGHGQIDPKTAILDMFEYHKNGFTTWDLADIYGPAESFIGEFRKQLPQKNLQQSQALTKFVPSPGPMSKSIVEYYVDQSLKKMNTEIIDLIQFHWWDYNNPSYLDALSNLTKLQHEGKIKHLGLTNFDTERIKIMTDHGFKLISNQVQYSILDQRPEKLMMPFCQKHDISILAYGALLGGFLSEKYLNSPEPHRANLNTSSLQKYYNMINAWGGWGLFQELLQILSKIAKKHDSSIANISTKFILDKPGVAGVIIGSRLGLSEHRQDNARVFDIVLENEDLAMIHSVTSKSNDLFGLIGDCGDEYR from the coding sequence TTGACAATTCCGAAAATTGAACTAGCAGATGATCTATCTATCTGTCGAATTTTAAATGGCATGTGGCAAGTGTCGGGTGGACATGGACAGATTGATCCAAAAACCGCAATTTTGGATATGTTTGAGTATCACAAGAATGGGTTCACTACTTGGGATTTGGCTGATATTTACGGACCAGCTGAATCATTTATTGGCGAATTTAGAAAACAATTACCACAAAAAAACTTGCAACAATCACAGGCATTGACTAAATTTGTTCCATCTCCTGGACCTATGAGCAAGTCAATTGTAGAGTATTATGTTGATCAATCATTAAAAAAAATGAACACTGAGATAATTGACTTGATTCAGTTTCATTGGTGGGATTACAATAATCCTAGTTATCTTGACGCACTTAGTAATTTGACTAAGTTACAACATGAGGGAAAGATCAAACATCTTGGTCTTACAAATTTTGATACGGAACGAATCAAGATAATGACTGATCATGGTTTTAAGTTAATTTCAAATCAAGTACAATATTCTATTTTAGATCAAAGACCAGAAAAGTTAATGATGCCATTTTGTCAAAAACATGATATTTCTATTCTTGCATATGGTGCTTTACTTGGTGGATTTTTATCTGAAAAATATCTGAATTCTCCAGAACCTCATAGGGCCAATTTGAATACCTCAAGCCTACAAAAATATTACAACATGATTAATGCTTGGGGCGGGTGGGGTTTATTTCAAGAGTTATTACAAATTTTATCTAAAATAGCAAAAAAACATGATTCTAGTATTGCAAATATTTCTACAAAATTTATTTTGGATAAACCTGGAGTTGCAGGAGTGATAATTGGCTCAAGACTTGGTCTCTCTGAGCATAGGCAAGATAATGCACGAGTTTTTGATATTGTTCTTGAGAATGAGGATCTAGCAATGATACATTCAGTAACTAGTAAATCTAATGATCTTTTTGGTTTGATAGGTGACTGTGGCGATGAATATCGCTAA
- a CDS encoding glycosyltransferase family 2 protein, which yields MNTEVSIVIPTYNESENIKGILHLIKEHLPKNTIVEAIVVDDNSPDGTGKIAEDYFKSLKEKTLYTINVINRKTKEGLSSAILNGIEQAKGKIVIVMDSDFSHPPQLIPKLLEVLKQSKTDIVVASRYLNGGNIQGWSLKRKIISKIGTMIAKKGLGIKQSDPMSGFFAFNKDVIKGINFDAIGYKLLLEMIVKAKGVSIKEVPYTFLDRQNGKSKLGIKTILEFGHAVWKLYRHGKREQKNEKRTSVRFVSKAARFFSVGASGLGVNYIMSILFTSSLDMWYLHATILGIMFSITSNFILNKYWTFEDRDFAAKRTIIQYGKFAGFSSIGALVQLGMVYYLVDGLTMTYPIALVSAVATAAFSNFILNKKWTFKEKVWD from the coding sequence ATGAATACTGAGGTATCCATAGTAATCCCTACATACAATGAATCTGAAAATATCAAAGGAATTTTACATTTGATCAAAGAGCACTTACCAAAAAATACCATAGTAGAGGCAATAGTAGTAGATGATAATTCACCAGATGGAACAGGTAAAATTGCCGAAGATTATTTTAAATCATTAAAAGAAAAAACATTGTACACAATCAATGTAATAAATAGAAAAACAAAGGAAGGACTAAGCTCTGCAATACTAAATGGGATAGAGCAAGCCAAAGGCAAAATAGTTATTGTAATGGATAGCGATTTTTCTCACCCTCCACAACTCATACCAAAACTTCTCGAAGTTTTAAAACAATCAAAAACCGACATAGTTGTTGCATCAAGATATCTTAATGGGGGCAATATTCAAGGATGGTCATTAAAACGAAAAATCATCAGTAAAATTGGAACTATGATAGCAAAGAAAGGATTGGGAATTAAGCAATCTGATCCCATGTCAGGATTTTTTGCATTTAACAAAGATGTGATCAAAGGAATTAATTTTGATGCCATAGGATACAAACTTCTTTTAGAAATGATAGTAAAAGCAAAAGGAGTTTCAATAAAGGAAGTTCCATATACGTTTCTAGACAGACAAAATGGAAAAAGCAAGCTTGGAATCAAAACGATTTTAGAATTTGGACACGCAGTATGGAAGCTTTACAGACATGGAAAAAGAGAACAAAAAAACGAGAAAAGAACTTCAGTAAGATTCGTATCAAAAGCTGCCAGATTTTTTTCAGTGGGTGCCTCAGGATTAGGGGTAAATTACATTATGTCTATTCTGTTTACATCAAGTCTGGATATGTGGTATCTTCATGCAACCATACTTGGAATCATGTTTTCAATTACCAGTAATTTCATTTTAAACAAGTATTGGACATTTGAAGATAGAGATTTTGCAGCAAAAAGAACCATTATTCAATATGGAAAATTTGCAGGATTTAGCTCAATTGGGGCATTAGTCCAACTTGGAATGGTGTATTATCTGGTGGATGGATTAACTATGACTTATCCAATTGCCCTAGTTTCAGCTGTTGCAACTGCAGCATTCAGTAATTTCATATTAAATAAAAAATGGACGTTTAAAGAAAAAGTCTGGGATTAA
- a CDS encoding anthranilate synthase component I family protein, translating into MDIFGKSQPKVIPLELTENQFQIYNKISRNYSHSFLFESLTGPEVLAETSVMGFDPKIIVKGYSDKVEIIKSNKIETIQTSNPFEELKKLLGKSEDQRYRYLGGAVGVVNYDAIRLIENIPDTHDSPQPLMEFGIYDDGILYDNIHKKLFYFYNDQNRFEQFKISEDAFDNFKATEIIPNMNQEKFSNIVNKAKQYIHDGDIFQVVLSRKFTFDAQGDNLTLYKTLRRLNPSPYMYHLKQNSKTIIGASPEMLVRITNDKVETFPIAGTRKITDDEEKNNQLAKELLHDEKELAEHTMLVDLGRNDIGRVCKYGTVRTEELMEIKRFSHVQHIVTHVVGNLAPKNDMFDAFKAVFPAGTVSGAPKVRAMEIIDELETEARGPYAGAVGYFSYNGCCDFAIAIRSIFIEGDKGFVQSGAGIVSDSIAENEFKETEHKAGAMLQALREATK; encoded by the coding sequence GTGGACATCTTTGGAAAATCCCAACCAAAAGTAATACCTCTAGAGTTAACTGAAAACCAATTTCAAATATATAATAAAATATCAAGGAATTATTCTCATTCATTTCTCTTTGAATCATTAACAGGTCCTGAAGTATTAGCTGAAACATCAGTTATGGGATTTGATCCTAAAATAATTGTCAAAGGATATTCAGACAAAGTCGAAATAATAAAAAGTAACAAAATTGAGACCATTCAAACAAGCAATCCATTTGAAGAGTTAAAAAAACTATTAGGAAAATCGGAGGATCAAAGATATAGATATTTGGGAGGTGCGGTAGGGGTTGTAAATTATGACGCAATAAGATTGATAGAAAATATTCCAGACACGCATGATTCACCACAACCATTAATGGAATTTGGAATTTATGATGATGGAATACTATATGACAACATACACAAAAAATTATTTTATTTTTATAATGATCAAAATAGATTTGAACAGTTTAAAATCAGTGAAGATGCATTTGATAATTTTAAAGCAACAGAGATAATACCGAACATGAATCAAGAAAAGTTCTCAAATATTGTAAACAAGGCAAAACAATACATACATGATGGAGATATATTTCAAGTAGTACTATCTAGGAAATTTACATTTGATGCACAAGGAGATAATCTAACATTATACAAAACACTAAGAAGATTAAACCCATCACCATACATGTATCATTTAAAACAAAACAGTAAAACAATTATTGGTGCATCTCCTGAAATGCTTGTAAGAATAACTAATGACAAAGTAGAGACATTTCCAATTGCAGGTACTAGAAAGATTACAGATGATGAGGAAAAAAATAATCAATTAGCAAAGGAGTTACTCCATGACGAAAAAGAATTGGCAGAGCACACAATGCTAGTAGATTTAGGAAGAAACGATATTGGAAGAGTGTGCAAATACGGAACTGTTCGTACTGAAGAATTAATGGAGATTAAACGATTCAGTCATGTTCAGCACATAGTAACACATGTTGTTGGCAATTTAGCGCCTAAAAATGACATGTTTGATGCGTTTAAGGCAGTTTTTCCTGCAGGAACAGTTTCAGGCGCACCAAAAGTGAGAGCAATGGAGATAATTGATGAATTGGAGACTGAAGCAAGAGGACCTTATGCAGGAGCAGTAGGGTATTTTTCTTATAACGGATGTTGTGATTTTGCAATTGCAATCAGAAGTATATTCATAGAAGGAGACAAAGGATTTGTTCAATCAGGAGCAGGAATTGTCTCAGACTCTATTGCGGAAAATGAATTCAAAGAAACAGAACACAAAGCTGGAGCGATGCTTCAAGCATTAAGAGAGGCAACAAAATGA
- a CDS encoding anthranilate synthase component II, whose translation MKFLIIDNYDSFVYNIAQYLGELGVDCDVIRNDKITLEKIKQNNYDAIIISPGPGTPTDRKYFGICSEVIKDMGPTTPILGVCLGHQGIIHAFGGKVTNAGCVRHGKTSQVNHTNSELFKDIKNPFRATRYHSLVGDKTIIPDVLEVTAIAADDGEIMAIRHKEYLIEGVQFHPESIMTEDGKEILANFIKQVKERK comes from the coding sequence ATGAAATTTTTAATCATAGACAATTACGACTCATTTGTTTACAATATTGCACAGTACTTGGGAGAATTGGGAGTTGATTGTGATGTTATTAGAAATGACAAGATAACATTAGAGAAAATAAAACAAAATAATTATGACGCAATAATAATATCACCAGGTCCAGGAACACCTACCGATAGAAAATATTTTGGCATATGTAGCGAGGTAATAAAAGACATGGGACCAACCACTCCAATATTAGGAGTATGTTTGGGGCATCAAGGTATTATTCATGCTTTTGGTGGCAAAGTTACAAATGCTGGATGTGTAAGACATGGAAAGACCAGTCAAGTCAATCATACAAATTCAGAGTTGTTCAAAGATATCAAGAATCCATTTAGAGCAACAAGATATCATTCACTTGTAGGAGACAAAACAATCATTCCAGATGTGTTAGAAGTTACAGCCATTGCGGCAGATGATGGAGAGATAATGGCAATAAGACATAAAGAGTATCTTATAGAAGGAGTACAATTTCATCCAGAATCAATTATGACAGAGGATGGAAAAGAAATTCTGGCAAATTTCATAAAACAGGTAAAGGAAAGAAAATGA
- the trpD gene encoding anthranilate phosphoribosyltransferase produces the protein MITDLISKLQQKTDLTYDEINSVMVDVLSGKTNEQENLDFLSSLTEKGETDDELLGMLDKMQEFSLKVEPRNHGTIIDMCGTGGDKLQTFNVSTTASFVVAAAGGIVAKHGNRSTGISGSADIFEYFGYDLNQESAQIANVLEKHNICFMFAQKFHPAMKHIAAARKKLGKRTAFNLLGPLSNPAGVKNQLIGVSSTEYLDRLPLILKRKGAKNIMTVRSDDGMDEFSTSATNRVCILKNDKVLMNAIDPEVVGLHKSKLKDIQIQTKKDAIESFVGVLNNSANQAMTETTILNAAGGLIVANISKNFEEGVELASNTIKEGKALKLLEKFVADTGDSSKLKEIING, from the coding sequence ATGATAACAGATTTAATTTCAAAATTGCAACAAAAAACAGATCTTACATATGACGAGATTAATTCGGTGATGGTCGATGTTCTTTCTGGAAAAACAAATGAACAAGAAAATTTGGATTTTTTATCCAGTTTAACTGAAAAAGGAGAAACAGATGATGAATTGTTGGGGATGTTAGACAAAATGCAAGAATTTTCCCTCAAAGTTGAGCCTAGAAATCATGGAACAATAATAGATATGTGTGGAACAGGGGGAGACAAACTCCAAACATTCAATGTATCAACAACAGCATCATTTGTAGTTGCAGCCGCTGGAGGAATTGTAGCTAAGCATGGAAATAGATCTACGGGAATTTCAGGAAGTGCAGATATTTTTGAATATTTTGGATATGATTTGAACCAAGAATCCGCTCAAATTGCAAATGTTTTAGAAAAACACAACATTTGCTTTATGTTTGCACAAAAGTTTCATCCTGCAATGAAACATATTGCAGCTGCAAGAAAGAAATTAGGAAAGAGAACAGCGTTTAATCTTTTAGGACCATTGTCAAACCCTGCAGGAGTAAAAAACCAACTTATTGGAGTATCCTCAACAGAGTATCTTGACAGATTACCATTAATCCTAAAAAGAAAAGGAGCTAAAAACATAATGACAGTTCGTTCAGATGATGGAATGGATGAATTTTCAACTAGTGCAACTAACAGAGTGTGTATTTTAAAAAATGATAAAGTGTTAATGAATGCAATAGATCCAGAAGTTGTAGGATTACACAAATCAAAATTAAAAGATATTCAAATTCAAACAAAAAAAGACGCAATAGAATCATTTGTAGGAGTTCTAAACAACTCAGCAAATCAAGCAATGACTGAAACTACAATACTAAATGCCGCCGGAGGATTAATCGTTGCAAATATCTCAAAGAATTTTGAAGAAGGAGTAGAATTAGCATCAAATACAATTAAAGAAGGAAAGGCATTAAAATTACTAGAGAAATTTGTTGCAGATACGGGCGATAGTTCAAAATTAAAGGAGATAATAAATGGCTGA
- a CDS encoding indole-3-glycerol phosphate synthase TrpC, with the protein MAENILRKLVNNSQVAIDDGVYDIDTKLQKSNKDFLQIIKTNAHATLLTEIKFSSPSLGKIRTLSDPSSIAYQMIAGGAKALSVLTQPHLFNGSPEYFMQIRQSVDVPLLMKDIMIDTVQIDAAEKIGADYMLVIQSLFDQGFLKDIDEFIKYGHNKGLKILLEVHTKQEFENALNTKADLIGINNRNLDTLEIDLKTTQKILEGYKKTRPILAESGIETMEDIQYLKKCGADAFLVGSSIMKSDNIEEHVRKLVNAY; encoded by the coding sequence ATGGCTGAAAATATACTGAGAAAATTAGTAAATAATTCTCAGGTTGCAATTGATGACGGAGTGTATGACATAGATACGAAATTACAAAAATCAAATAAGGACTTTTTACAAATAATAAAAACAAACGCCCATGCAACACTTCTTACGGAAATAAAATTTTCATCCCCATCATTAGGCAAAATTAGAACGTTATCAGATCCATCAAGCATAGCATATCAAATGATTGCAGGCGGTGCCAAAGCATTATCTGTGCTAACTCAACCTCACTTGTTTAACGGTTCTCCAGAATATTTCATGCAGATACGACAATCAGTCGATGTCCCATTACTAATGAAAGATATCATGATCGATACTGTACAAATTGATGCTGCTGAAAAAATTGGAGCAGATTACATGTTGGTCATTCAATCATTGTTTGATCAAGGATTTCTCAAAGACATTGATGAATTCATCAAATATGGTCACAACAAAGGGTTGAAAATATTGCTAGAGGTTCACACAAAACAAGAATTTGAAAATGCACTAAATACAAAAGCTGATTTGATTGGAATTAACAACAGAAATCTTGACACATTAGAAATTGATCTTAAAACGACTCAAAAAATACTTGAAGGGTATAAAAAAACAAGACCGATCCTTGCTGAGAGTGGGATTGAAACCATGGAGGATATCCAATATTTAAAAAAGTGTGGTGCTGATGCATTTCTAGTAGGTTCCAGTATAATGAAAAGCGATAATATCGAAGAACATGTCAGAAAGTTGGTGAACGCATATTGA
- the trpB gene encoding tryptophan synthase subunit beta: protein MKYPKDGKFGEFGGKYIPETLVPAIEELEENYLKFKENKEFKKELDYYLKQYAGRPTPLYYAKNLTEKCGGAKIYLKREDLLHGGAHKINNTLGQALLAKKMNKKRIIAETGAGQHGVATAMACAVLGMKSEVYMGYKDTIRQKINVYRMNMLGSKVHPVKSGSKTLKDAINEAIRDWITNVEDTYYLLGSAVGPHPYPVMVRDFQSVIGEEIKTQMKKISNKTPDTVIACVGGGSNAIGTFYPLVDTNTDIIGVEAAGKGLKSKYHSATLSAGSKGILHGMMTYLLQDDEGQVTETHSISAGLDYPGVGPEHAYLKDTNRVKYRSATDAEVIDAFLMLTRTEGIIPALESSHAIAEAMKVARKSKKSESIVVTLSGRGDKDVEEVQRYLSKNDKN, encoded by the coding sequence TTGAAATATCCTAAAGATGGAAAATTTGGGGAGTTTGGTGGCAAGTACATTCCAGAAACGCTTGTTCCTGCAATTGAGGAATTAGAAGAAAATTATCTTAAATTCAAAGAGAATAAAGAGTTCAAAAAAGAATTAGATTACTATCTAAAACAATACGCTGGAAGACCAACTCCATTATACTATGCAAAAAATTTGACAGAAAAATGTGGTGGTGCTAAAATTTATCTAAAAAGAGAAGACCTGCTACATGGAGGAGCTCACAAAATAAACAACACGTTAGGTCAGGCATTACTTGCAAAAAAGATGAATAAAAAAAGAATCATCGCAGAAACTGGGGCGGGTCAACATGGAGTAGCAACAGCTATGGCATGCGCAGTTTTAGGAATGAAATCTGAAGTATACATGGGTTACAAAGACACCATAAGACAAAAGATAAATGTTTACAGAATGAACATGTTAGGCTCCAAAGTTCATCCAGTAAAATCAGGCTCTAAAACACTCAAAGATGCAATCAATGAGGCAATCAGAGATTGGATTACAAATGTTGAAGATACATACTATTTACTAGGTTCTGCAGTCGGCCCACATCCATATCCTGTGATGGTAAGAGACTTTCAAAGTGTAATTGGAGAAGAAATCAAAACCCAGATGAAAAAAATATCAAATAAAACACCAGATACAGTAATTGCTTGTGTTGGCGGAGGGTCAAATGCAATTGGAACATTTTATCCGTTAGTTGATACAAACACAGACATCATTGGAGTAGAAGCTGCAGGTAAAGGATTAAAATCAAAATACCATTCTGCAACATTATCTGCAGGTAGTAAGGGCATACTTCATGGAATGATGACTTATCTATTACAAGATGACGAAGGGCAAGTTACAGAGACACATAGCATTTCAGCAGGACTAGATTATCCAGGAGTGGGTCCAGAACATGCGTATCTTAAAGATACAAATCGCGTAAAGTATCGTTCTGCAACAGATGCTGAAGTCATAGATGCATTTTTGATGTTAACAAGAACGGAAGGAATTATTCCAGCTTTAGAGTCATCTCATGCAATAGCTGAAGCAATGAAAGTTGCAAGAAAGAGTAAAAAATCAGAATCAATAGTAGTCACACTTTCAGGAAGAGGTGACAAAGATGTAGAAGAAGTACAAAGGTATTTGAGTAAAAATGACAAGAATTAA
- the trpA gene encoding tryptophan synthase subunit alpha, with protein sequence MTRINEKFAELSAKNEKALITYIMVGYPNESATISIIRGLIKGGADIIELGFPFSDPLADGPIIQNASTISLNNGTKIKSFFKIVKKIRNETDIPLVLMTYTNILYHKGYANFIAEAKKAGIDGFILPDMSIEESKEYIAAAKNMTDTIFLISPNTTKSRIEKIVKTSSGFLYLVAVYGTTGIKTGIQNYTLKAIKEVKKITKGKIPIGVGFGVSTPEDVKKYIASGADAVIVGSAFLKLIENMPENNLEKNIASFTKSLKKQTVLK encoded by the coding sequence ATGACAAGAATTAATGAAAAATTTGCAGAACTTTCTGCTAAAAATGAAAAAGCGTTGATCACATACATAATGGTAGGATACCCAAATGAAAGTGCAACCATATCCATAATAAGAGGCCTAATCAAAGGAGGAGCAGACATAATAGAATTAGGATTTCCATTTTCAGATCCTCTTGCAGATGGACCAATAATTCAAAATGCAAGCACGATATCTCTAAACAATGGAACAAAAATCAAGAGTTTTTTTAAAATTGTAAAAAAGATTAGAAATGAAACAGACATTCCACTAGTTTTAATGACATATACCAATATTTTGTATCATAAGGGATATGCAAATTTTATTGCTGAAGCTAAAAAAGCTGGAATTGATGGGTTTATTCTTCCAGACATGTCAATTGAAGAATCAAAAGAATACATTGCAGCAGCTAAAAATATGACAGACACCATATTTTTGATATCTCCAAATACTACAAAATCAAGAATAGAAAAAATTGTAAAAACATCTTCAGGATTTTTATATTTAGTTGCAGTTTATGGCACCACGGGAATAAAGACTGGGATACAAAATTATACACTAAAGGCAATCAAAGAAGTAAAAAAAATTACCAAGGGAAAAATTCCAATAGGAGTAGGATTTGGTGTTTCAACACCAGAAGATGTAAAAAAATACATTGCATCGGGAGCAGATGCAGTAATTGTAGGCAGCGCATTTTTGAAACTAATTGAAAATATGCCAGAAAACAATCTTGAAAAAAACATTGCATCATTTACCAAGAGTCTCAAAAAACAGACCGTTCTCAAGTAA
- the pyrG gene encoding glutamine hydrolyzing CTP synthase — MQTKLIFVTGGVMSGLGKGVTTSSIAKLLQLADQKVSCIKIDPYLNYDAGTMNPVAHGEVFVTEDGGECDMDIGNYERFLNQNIPKSHNITTAQVYSTVIEAERRGEYLGACVQIIPHITDEIKNRIRKIAEEEKLDFLIVECGGTVGDIESLPFLEALRQIRVEEGPQNVIFVHVTLAPSLDVVGEQKTKPTQHSAQELRRIGIQPDFLAVRCSTPLEEKTKKKIALFTNVTANDVLSCHDVKSIFQVPQILYDQGIMDSLFTKFGKVGMVNASTNWDKWNAIADSMTNHEDKKVKIAMVGKYVTLADSYVSVNHALKHAGAKLGNSVEIDWIDSETITDYNILSKYDGILVPGGFGTRGSEGIIKTANYAREKNIPYLGICFGFQLAAIAFGRNVLKLEDANSTEIKADTKNPIVDLLPEQKNISDMGGSLRLGANDVKIKPNTISHKIYNADTISKRHRHRYEINKEYIPELEKNGMTFSADSDGGKRMEMLEIPDHKFYLGVQFHPEFNSRPGYPEPAFEAFVRAASQK; from the coding sequence GTGCAGACTAAGCTAATTTTTGTAACAGGAGGAGTAATGTCTGGCCTTGGAAAAGGCGTTACAACATCATCAATTGCAAAATTATTACAATTAGCAGATCAGAAAGTATCATGTATCAAAATAGATCCTTATCTAAATTATGACGCAGGTACCATGAATCCAGTTGCTCATGGAGAGGTCTTTGTTACAGAAGACGGCGGTGAATGCGATATGGATATTGGAAACTATGAAAGATTCCTAAACCAAAATATTCCAAAAAGCCACAATATCACAACAGCTCAAGTATACTCTACAGTCATTGAAGCAGAAAGAAGAGGAGAATATTTAGGAGCATGCGTTCAGATTATCCCACATATTACAGATGAGATAAAAAATAGAATTAGAAAAATTGCAGAAGAAGAAAAACTTGATTTTTTAATTGTGGAATGCGGAGGAACCGTAGGAGACATAGAGTCACTACCATTTTTAGAGGCACTAAGACAGATAAGAGTAGAAGAAGGACCACAAAATGTAATTTTCGTACATGTAACACTTGCACCATCACTTGATGTAGTAGGTGAACAAAAGACAAAGCCTACGCAACATAGTGCACAGGAATTAAGAAGGATAGGAATTCAACCAGACTTTTTAGCAGTAAGATGCAGTACTCCTTTAGAAGAAAAAACAAAGAAAAAAATTGCGTTATTTACAAATGTTACTGCAAATGACGTTTTATCATGTCATGATGTAAAATCAATTTTTCAAGTACCACAGATATTATATGATCAGGGAATTATGGATTCATTATTTACAAAGTTTGGAAAAGTTGGAATGGTAAATGCTTCAACAAACTGGGACAAATGGAATGCAATAGCAGATTCAATGACAAATCATGAAGACAAAAAAGTAAAAATCGCAATGGTTGGAAAATATGTTACACTTGCAGATAGTTACGTTAGTGTAAATCATGCACTAAAACATGCAGGTGCAAAATTAGGAAATTCAGTTGAAATTGACTGGATTGATTCGGAAACAATTACAGATTATAATATTTTGTCAAAATATGACGGCATATTGGTGCCAGGAGGATTTGGAACTAGAGGTTCTGAAGGAATAATAAAAACTGCAAATTATGCAAGAGAGAAAAACATACCATACCTTGGCATATGTTTTGGATTTCAGCTAGCAGCAATTGCATTTGGAAGAAATGTTTTGAAATTAGAAGATGCAAACTCTACTGAAATAAAAGCAGATACTAAGAATCCAATTGTAGATTTACTTCCAGAACAAAAAAACATTTCAGATATGGGAGGATCATTACGACTAGGTGCAAATGATGTCAAAATAAAACCAAATACAATATCGCATAAAATCTACAATGCAGACACAATTAGCAAAAGACACAGACACAGATATGAAATCAATAAAGAATACATTCCAGAACTTGAGAAAAATGGAATGACATTTTCAGCAGATAGCGATGGAGGAAAGAGAATGGAGATGTTGGAGATTCCAGATCATAAATTCTATCTTGGCGTTCAATTTCATCCAGAATTTAATAGCAGACCAGGATATCCAGAACCAGCATTTGAGGCATTTGTAAGAGCAGCATCACAGAAATAG
- a CDS encoding sugar kinase, with product MQIGIYASGTTDSAAKTIKKILDNEEIESFVISTKSKSKQADCVLVLGGDKGVRNYFHRHFDSISPVLGISEGESSGFLAQIDLREFSSYVRILKKQNYTVEEVPRLGVKIDGKNVYPVLNDVAVFSSKSAMLMEHTLRVNDEEVWHDNSDGIIISTPIGSSAYSMSAGGPMLFHDSDVFEIISVNSLDITRRPIIVSNKSSIQISDISARLHCEVVLDGLDRYKVNSMVECTQYLPPAKIIRLKKDSTAISALAKKVHLAEELLSMPPSSKLLLKTLEYEGALTQKDLANKTLLPSRTVRLALSHLLKKGYVKKKVSIRDARQKIYEISKIE from the coding sequence GTGCAAATAGGTATCTATGCTTCTGGTACAACTGACTCTGCAGCAAAAACAATAAAAAAAATTCTAGACAATGAAGAGATTGAATCATTTGTAATTTCTACAAAATCAAAGTCAAAACAAGCTGATTGTGTTTTGGTGCTTGGAGGAGATAAGGGTGTTAGAAATTATTTCCATAGGCACTTTGATTCCATATCCCCTGTACTTGGAATAAGTGAAGGTGAATCCAGTGGGTTTCTGGCTCAAATTGATCTTAGGGAATTTTCATCTTATGTAAGAATACTAAAAAAACAAAATTACACAGTTGAGGAAGTACCGCGACTTGGGGTAAAAATTGATGGAAAAAATGTCTACCCTGTCTTAAATGATGTTGCAGTGTTTTCATCAAAAAGCGCAATGTTAATGGAACATACACTACGTGTAAACGATGAAGAAGTATGGCATGATAATAGTGATGGAATAATTATTTCTACTCCAATTGGTTCATCTGCATATTCAATGTCTGCTGGAGGTCCTATGCTGTTTCATGATTCTGATGTATTTGAAATAATCTCTGTCAACTCTTTAGATATTACACGAAGACCAATCATAGTATCAAACAAAAGTTCTATTCAAATTAGTGATATATCAGCTAGGCTTCATTGCGAGGTTGTTCTTGATGGTCTTGATAGATACAAAGTAAACAGTATGGTTGAATGTACCCAGTATTTGCCCCCAGCTAAAATCATTCGTCTAAAAAAAGATTCTACTGCAATATCTGCACTTGCAAAGAAAGTTCATCTTGCTGAAGAATTGCTTAGTATGCCTCCTAGCTCTAAATTATTGCTAAAAACATTAGAGTATGAGGGAGCATTAACTCAAAAAGATCTTGCAAATAAGACATTACTGCCAAGTAGAACCGTTAGATTGGCACTTAGTCATTTATTAAAAAAAGGTTATGTGAAAAAGAAAGTATCAATTCGAGATGCCAGACAAAAAATCTATGAAATATCCAAAATAGAATAG